The Candidatus Acidiferrales bacterium genome window below encodes:
- a CDS encoding DNA polymerase ligase N-terminal domain-containing protein — MATPRFVVQKHRGRNLHYDFRLEVEGTLKSWAVPKGPSLNPANKRLAMQVEDHPLKYGDFEGVIPEGQYGAGPVMVWDQGTFEFVREPKPNAPADPPSALKAGALKVILHGKKLRGQFALILMRGRGTKNWLLIKDRDAFADRGSEITETKPDSALSGRSLERIFEEDRDKAPPACSLS; from the coding sequence ATGGCAACTCCCCGATTTGTGGTGCAAAAACATCGCGGGCGAAATCTGCACTATGACTTTCGCCTGGAGGTTGAGGGCACGCTCAAATCCTGGGCGGTGCCCAAAGGTCCTTCCTTGAACCCGGCCAACAAGCGACTGGCCATGCAGGTGGAGGATCACCCGCTCAAGTACGGCGATTTCGAGGGCGTCATCCCGGAAGGGCAGTATGGGGCCGGGCCGGTCATGGTCTGGGACCAGGGAACGTTCGAGTTCGTTCGGGAGCCAAAGCCCAACGCTCCGGCCGATCCTCCGTCGGCTCTCAAGGCCGGGGCGCTCAAGGTCATTCTTCACGGAAAAAAACTGCGCGGCCAGTTTGCGCTCATCTTGATGCGCGGCCGAGGGACAAAGAACTGGCTGCTGATCAAGGACCGCGACGCCTTTGCCGACCGCGGCTCGGAGATCACCGAGACGAAGCCCGATTCGGCCCTGTCCGGCCGCTCGCTCGAGCGCATTTTCGAAGAAGACCGCGACAAGGCCCCACCGGCGTGCTCCCTTTCCTGA